ACATGTGTACCGTGAAAATCCGGTGTACCTTGATTCATTGGATTGACTGCATTGTATCCCGGTAAGAGCCGTCCTTTTAAGTCTGGATGATTACCGTCAATTCCCTGGTCGATCACTGCAACTGTAACGGGATTTTTCCCTGCCAGCTGTTGGGCTTTTTCTAAATGGAGCAAGTCTATTTGGTACTGTTCGCTTATTTTGGGATCTTTTATCGAAAGCGGTTTATAATAAGCACTCGGATTTACTGATAAAACCTGGCTAAAATCTTTATATTTTTTAATGATTTTATGTAGGTTCTTTTTATCCTTTACTTTCACCACTGCATAGTTTAAATCTGAAAATTGTTTAACTAACGTACCGCCGGCGATTTGGTGCTCCGTTTGCGTAAGCGGTTTCTTGAATTTGATAATTAACGTATCATCACTTAACGCAGATTTCTCGGTTTGCTCCAATTTTTTTTGCAATAGCGGCTGATTGACTTGAATTGCTGCCACCCCCGGCTGCTTGCTGATCTTTGATTCAGCAGATACCGCTAATGGCGCTAAGACACTGCTTGCAGCCAACCCCAGCCCAGCTGCCACTAACGCTGCCTGCTTGACCCATTTTTTCATTTAGCTCCCCCTCTTTTTGAATTTTCTTACTACTATATTTATAGAAACATATAAAAGAGTTAATAGCAAGTTTTTCCATTCGACAAAAAAAGAGGGGGCCAGACCCCTACTTTAGGTCTGGCCCCGCCTTTTTACCTGGAAAGAAACCCTTTAAGGACCGGTTTCCATATTTCTTCTTTTTTCAATCTTTTTAGTTCTTTTTTGGTTATTTCGTCTGCTTTTAATGGAGTGATAAAGGATGGACCTTCACCTTTTTGAATCGCTTTTGGATTCGTGACCACTAATTCTCCTTTTTTCAATCCTTCTTTTATTTCCGTTTTGCCGTTTGCTTTCATCCCTGCGGAAACTTTACGTTTCTCAATTTTTCCGCTTTCATTCATAATCCATAAAAACGATTCGTCTTTTTCTTTCACTAAAACATGCGAAGGAACAGTAACAGCTCCATTCACTTCTTTCGTTACAACCGTTAAATCAACATGTGAACCGATCAGCGTTTTTTCGGCATCTTCTGTATCAAACTGAACTGTAAAAGGATAACGGCTCGCTTTTTCCACCGCCGGTTCACCTTCAGGAATTTCCCGGACTTCATGAAGGATTCCCTCGACTCTTTTCTTGAAAGACTCGGAAGACACGTAAACCTTCATCCCGGAAGACACCTTTTTTATTTCCTTTTCACTGAAAGTCCCTTTCACAGAAGGTTCAGACGAAACTACCGTCACTACAGGGTTTTTCAAATCTTCCCTCACTCTTTTGACAATTCCATCCACATCACTGAGCACGGTCATTTTCCCTGACTGTTCATTTAAAGAATTCAGCTGCTCCTCATATTTATTTACTTCTTGCTCCAGTAAATTCTTTTCCAGCTCTTTTTCATATATATCTCTTTCAATACCGGCTAGAATTGATTTTTCAAAGGATTTATCTTCTTCATCAAATGTTAAAGAATCCCGATAATTCTCCAGTTGACCGATATGATCTTCTAAACTTTGAATCTGGTTTTCAACTTTTTCCTTTTCCATTTCTATTTTTTCAGCTTCCGCCTCAATATCCAATGTTCTATATTCAAAAAGCGGGGTCCCTGATGCCACCAATTCTCCCTCTTTTACGAGAAATTTACAAAACACCCCTGTTTGGCTGTCAAAATAGAAATGGTGTTCTTCAAGAGGAGCAACTACACCGGAAGTATGAAATGTTTGTGCAAGATCTTCTTTTTTGGCAGTATTCCACTTTTCAATAAAAGCGGACCGATCGATTTTGCTGTCCTTTTTTAAAATTAAAAACAAGTTCCCCGCTATAAAAACTATCAAGAATGCGATTAAAACTCCCCGCTGCCATTTTCCCAATGAAGTCACCACCTTTAAATAAGTTTCTCAAGCCCAAGAATAGATAACGCTGCTTCTAACGCCCAGCCGATCACGTTAATAAGGACGACAATTGCAAAAAGAAGTTTTGGATTCTTATCAGTAATGGCTTTCAACACTTTAAATTGAATAACGATCCCCAATACAGAAAAAATTGAAATAGCACCGGAGAAGTGTGCCAGCCAGCCATGATCCGTTATGTATTGGGTTATTACTCCAAGAGACAGAGGAGAAGATTCCGCACCGATTCCAAGTGTAATTTGAATAGGAGCAAGTATTACTTTTTCAGCTATTAGAAAAAATAGTACAAATGCCTGCATAACAAGCAATTTACGAAATTCCGGTTCAAATAAAGCCCAAAAAATTAAAGCCGGAAGAAAAAGAACGGCTGCCGCATAAAAAATCCCCCAAATAAATTGCCCAATAATGACAAATAATTTATAAGTTTCAAATTCACTCCTGCTTAATTCTGTTATATATTTTGATAGAATCTCAGAGCCAATTCCGTAATAGCCGCCAATAAAAAAAACAAGGCCGCTTGCGAGAATCAATAGCAGAAGCCTAATCCATAATCCCCTAATCACTTCTGCTTTTTCCAATTGATATAAATAGGTATTTGGTTCGAGGATTCCTCTAAAAAGCCTCATGCGATAAATCATTATCCGCTCCTCCAAACTATATTCAATAGCTTTATTATATATCGAATATTGAAATTAATGCCAGAAAAATGGCGAAAAAAAGGGGTCTTACCCAACACAAAGGGTCAGACCCCATAACACAATATATAGGACATAACGCAGGATAAATGTGCTATATATTGATAAACGAACATGGAGCCAGACCCTTATGAGGTCCCCCCCTTTTTTAGTTCTTTATGCCTGGACGGCCGATGGAGTAATATTCAATAGAGTGTTTTTTTACTTCTTCTAAATCGTAGCAATTTCGTCCATCGAAGACGATCGGTTCTTTCATTAGCTTTGAATATGTATCAAGCGGCAGTTTTTTTATTTGATCCCATTCGGTAACTATAAAAGCAACGTCGGCTTGTTCCAAGGCTGATTCAATCGTTTCAACGTATGTAATTTTATCACCAATGAATTTCTTCGCATTTTCAATCGCAATTGGGTCATAAGCAACAACCATTGCTCCTTCTTTAACAAGCTGTTCAGCCATGACAATGGAAGCTGCCTCGCGCATATCATCGGTATTCGGCTTAAATGCCAACCCGAGCATCGCCGCTTTCTTTCCTCTCAAACTAGGAAAGCGTTTAAGAGCAAGTTCTACTAACCTCGCTTGCTGTTTATTATTTACATTAATAACCGCTTCCAACAAATCAAACTTATGCTCAACATCTCCGGCAATTTGCACGAGTGCCTTCGTGTCTTTCGGAAAGCAAGAACCTCCATAGCCGATGCCGGCTCTTAAGAATTGTGAACCAATACGTGAATCTAAGCCCATACCGTAAGCGATATCTTCAATATTTGCACCCAGTTTTTCACTAATATTCGCAATTTCGTTAATAAAACTAATCTTTGTCGCCAAAAAAGCGTTGGAAGCATATTTAATCATTTCCGCACTTCGAATATCCGTTTTGAAAATTGGAATTCCAAACGGCTTGTTCAGTTCTTCAACAATTTGAGCAGCTCGCTCGTTTTCGGCTCCGATGACAATGCGGTCGCCGTGGAACGTATCATAAATTGCCGTGCCTTCTCGCAAAAATTCCGGATTCGAAACAACATCAAACTGCACATCATGCTGCAAGTGCTCCTGAATCCAACGTTTCACTTTATCATTCGTTCCAACCGGAACAGTGCTCTTCGTCACAACAACCACGCCATCAAGCATAATGTTTTCCGCTATGTCTTTGGCGGCTTGTTCAACAAACTGTAAATTAGCAGAACCATCTGCTTGTTGCGGTGTACCAACCGCAATGTAGATCACCTCCGCATCCGCAAACGCTTCTTGATGACTCGTCGTAAATGCCAGCCTGCCATTTTCAATATTTTTCTTCATTAAATCATCTAAACCCGGCTCATAAATCGGTGAAATTCCTTGCTTCATTGTTTCTACTTTCCGCTCTTCAATATCAACGCACGTAACACGATGACCGATATCAGCTAAACAAACCCCTGTTACTAAACCGACGTAGCCTGTGCCCACTACCGCAATGGTTTTCAATAGGTTCACGATCCTTTCTTAATTAAGAAACGCTTCATTACAAAAGAATCCATCTATCATTATTTTATTAAAACAATGCCATCATTCCCAGTCATAAAATTCAGACTGGATATTTTTCGATTAATCAATCCTCCTGATATCTTCCGCCGAAGCATGGCCAATTCGAAATACTGCCGCTTTATTTCCTATTATTCATATATTTTATGTAAATTTATTGATAAATTTGTTGAAAAATGATTGAAATTGCGATAGTGTTTATTTATCATAATCGTAGAAATATTTGCCTGTTTAGCCAATTTATACTTCTGTTTTTATAAAAAAATTTTTAAAATCAGGCGGTAATTAAAAATGGTATTTGATGGTATCATATTATCGTTTATTGTCGGCTTTTTACGAAAAGGAAATTTAAAGGCTATGTCACAGCTAAAAATAAAGTGGGGATGGGTATTCCCGCTTTTACTGGCAATTCAATTTCTGATCTTTGCTTTTCAAAATGATGTTGAATTGCTCGGACAAGCAAGCAACTATATTTATATCGTTGTCTATATTCTCGGAATGATCTTTTTATTTATAAATCGTCATCACAAAGGCTTTATGATTATTTTGATCGGAGTGTTTCTTAATTTTCTGGTGATGGCTGTAAATGGAGGAAGGATGCCTGTATCTTTAGAGGCTGCAGCTGTTTTGGATCCGGGGTATTTAGAAGCACTTAAAGAAGAATTATACGCGAAACATGCAATTTTAACTGAATCTACTAAGCTTGGATTTCTGGGCGATATTATTCCTTTAACAGATCCTTATCCGCGGACCCAGATTATTAGTATCGGCGATGTGATTATGAATATCGGAATATTCTTTTTCATCCAGCATTTAATGCTCGATCATATTAAGGAAAAAAAGACTGCCGACACCACCTCCACCTTTTTAAAAGGAGGTGAACCAAGATGAAACGAGTTAAGCTAACTGGCATTTTATATAATGCGATCATTATTGGCTCCTTAATTGTTGCGTTAACATCTGGATTTAGACTAGTCTAATAAATTAAAAAGGGGGGAAGTTGTTTTTTCAATAACTTCTCCCTTCTAAATAGTTTCTAAATGTGAGTGAATGTAAAATGCAGGCATTAAAAAGATCATCCAATATTTATTTAATGATTGTTTCTTTTCTAGGGAGTTCCATGTTTTTTATTCTGCATAAATTTCAATTCAACGTATCACCTCAAACGGTGGTCTCTTTTGCTCTAATCGGTTCTGTTGTGCTCCTTAGCCATTATTTAATCCTCATTCCACCTGAAGGTAACTCCCTTTCAATGGATTCTGCCATTTACTTGGCAAGTATCTTTTTATTTGGGTTGGACCTTACATTGGATGTGTTATTTTTTTATGCGATCATTTTTGCCGTATCCCAACGGAAGATTACCTGGTGGAAACATCTCTTTAATTTTTCCATTTACAGCTTAATGATCATATTGTCTTACTATGTTTTTATACTATGCGGCGGAGAAGTCGGATATATTAACACAAAGAATTTATTTCCATATATACTGTCACTAAGCATGTATTTCATCTTAAATACGTCTCTCATTAGTATTTATTTCTTGCTATCCGAAACTGAGAACTCAATCAAAGTCTTAAAGAGATTTATTAAAGATAGAACCTTTTTAATCAGCTATTTTAACATATTTTTACTTTCACTTGTTCTAGGGATATTAATGAATGAAGTCGGATTATTCGGCCTCTTCCTATTTGATGGTATTGCGATGTTGTTATCGATCGCGTTCATCAAACACTTTGAACAGTATCAAGCCATATCAACTAAAGCCAATAAGGATTATCTTACCGGATTACATAATCATGGATACTTCAAAGAGATATTGGAAAAAGAAGTTTCGGCTGCAAGGGAAACCGGACAGCCTTTAAGTATCGCATTACTTGATCTGGATGATTTTAAGAAATACAACGACTTATACGGCCATATTCAAGGGGATCATTTAATTAAGGAGTTTGGCGCTCTTTTAGGAACTGAGGTACAAGCAAAGAATTATATCGCTGCCCGCTACGGAGGCGAAGAGTTTACTATTTTGATGCCGAATACGAATAGTAAAGAGGCTTTAACCTTTTTGGACAGGTTGCGAAAAAAGGCAAATGATACATATGTGGAAGGAGTGGAAGCACTACCTTACGGCTGTTTGTCGTTTTCTGCAGGGATCGTTGAATATCAACAAGGGACCTATAACACATCGGAACTGATTAATAAAGCGGATCAAGCGATGTACTTTTCAAAAGCTCAAGGAAAAAATGTGGTACATATATTTAATGAGCAGTCTGATTATTCGGTTGAAGAGTGTTTGTCGATTGAAAAAGAGCTGGAGGAAGCAGAACAACAATTAAAAATATTCCTTTCAAAAGATATTTATACTTATCGTCATAGTAAACGAGTGTTCCAATATGCAGTTGATTTTTCAAGAAAACTCAAATTAAGTGATCACGAAAGGAAAATCTTTACTTTAGGAGCATTGGTCCACGATATCGGAAAGCTGGAAATTCCTCGGGATATTTTAAATAAAAAAGGTAAGCTCGATCCGCATGAATGGGAAATAACGAAAAAGCATGTCATTTGGGGTAAAGAAATCATTTCAGCAAACAAACAATTTGAGGAGCTGATCCCTTTGGTTGAGCTCCATCATGAACGTTACGACGGGAAAGGATACCCATATGGATTAAAAGGTGATAACATTCCAAAATTAGCCCGGCTTTTGTGCATCATCGACTCATTCGACGCGATGACAACGGAAAGGCCTTACCAAAAAACAAAAACCTTCGAAGAGGCCATCCAGGAATTAAGAGCATGCTCAGGAAAACAATTTGATCCACAATTCGTTGAACCATTTATTGAATTAATCGAGCAGCACTATCTCGTCAAAGAAGAAAAAGTTTTAACATAGTTCGATAAACCAAACAAAAGAGCGTATTCCGCTCTTTTGTTGTGGCTTCCCCCTCAAAAAAGAAAAGCGCAAGTTCCTCCGAAACAAACTCTCAGTTGCTTTCTTTCGCGCTTTACCTCGTTCCCTATTTGCATTTTTACGGACAGTATTATTGGTGATTTTTACAAAATCAGTTAGATTTTTCACGAAATCTAATACAACAGTACAGTAATGCTTTTTTTCAAATATGAAGTGGCAGCTGGTCTTTTTCTTCAGAAAATTCAATTGAGCGAAATTAAGGGCTCATAAGTTAAATCAAAGACTCATATTTTAGATTAAAGACTCATATTAAATTAAAGGCAAATATATTAAATTTAAGGCTCATATATCAAATTGAAGGCTCATAAGCGAAAATAAGGACTCATAAGTTAAATCAAAGACTCATATATTAAAATAAAAGCTCATACCCTTCCCTCGAATATGATTCAGAGCTTGCAGATCCTTCATCTACAAGCTCTTTTTTCGATAATACCGCATCTAAAAGAGAATTAACGGTGCAACCACCTTGTTCCGCTAACTTCTATTAAACTTCATTTCATTTATCATCAAGCAAAGTCTTTCACCTATTCTTGATCATAAGCATTAAGAGCATTGACAGCATGGGCAAGGGCAGAACCTGCCTTTAATGCGGTTGCAACAAAAATGCTTTCCGCCAACTCTTCTTTCGTTGCACCTTGTTTCTTTGCTCCTGTCGTATGAACATCAATGCAATACGGGCATCCTGTTGTATGAGCTACTGCTACCGCAATAAGTTCTTTTTCTTTTGCACTTAATACTCCATCTTTCATTGAATTTTTATCAAAATCAATAAAGGAAGCGAATGCATCCCCCGATAACTTGGAAAACTCTCTAATTCTAGCAAAATATTCTTTTTTGTATAGCTCCTGGTCTTCATGTCCATCATATGAATTTAACGCATTCACGCCATGAGCAAGTGCGGATCCTGCTTTCAAGGCAGTTGCTACCATTATGCTCTCTGCCATTTGTTCTTTCGTAACACCGAGTTTTTTCGCCTTCCCAACATGAACATCGATACAATATGGGCAACCGGTCGTATGTGCAACGGCAATGGCAATCAATTCTTTCAACGGTTGGCTGAGTTTTCCCTCAGCTAGAGCTTTTTGGTCAAATTCTACAAAGGCGCGGAAAGCCTCCGGTGCTAAATCTTTTAATTCCGGCAATCTGGAAAAGTAAGATTTTTGATACAAACTTTCTTTATTAATCGTTTCAGGCATCGTCATTCCTCCCAATTTATTGTGAAAAATATCGTTATATCGACATTATACAGAAAATACTGAAAAACAACCAATTATTTGCAACCATAGTGCCCACGATTGACAACCAACATGTTTTAACCGAAAAACAAATCCGATTTGCTGAAGGTCATATACTCTTCTTTTACAGAAGAGTTCATGTGCGAAGGAAGACCGGTCTTACCGGCAGCTTTTCATACTTCCTCTCAATTTCTCTTTCGCACCTTTCCGCCAGCTTTTGACGGCTGAGACAGACACATTTTCTATCTCCGCGATTTCTTTTATCGTCAATCCGTCCAAGAAAGTATACAATACCCATTTTGTTTGGTTTGGGGTCAATGACTCGCAATACGATAATAATAGATTGACTTCAAAGGGGTCTTCGGTAAATGGGTCTACAATAAACTCCCAAAACTCTTCCTTCGGATAGATGTTTCGTTCTTCATGCTTGTTTGCCCTCGTCAATTCCGTTAAAAACTTTCCTTTTATATACGCAAAAGCATAATTCGTGAAGCTTCCTTTCGCAGGATTAAATCGCTGCCACGCTTCCCATAAGGAGATCAATCCAAGCTGATAAAATTCCTCTTTGTTTTTGTAGATGTTTAAAGTGAAAATGAGTTTGTGAATCATTGGTTCATATTGCCTCGCTAACTGCTCAAAGCTTTCCATTATGAGATCCTTTCAGGAAAGCGCGCTTTCTCTTATATTCCCGGGTAGCTATACCATAACGTCGCCAGTAATTTTTCTCGAACAGAGAAAGATTGGTTTTTGAGCTGAAAAAAGGTGTCATTTGGCCTTTTTTGCAAGGCAAAATGTTAATTTTCGCAATAAAAACGACTCAATTCCCGAAACATCGTACATTTGTTAAAAATTATAATAATTCTTTTTTTTGGAAATGAAAAAGGATCAGACCCGAAGTCAGACCCTTTTTTTGAAACTATGCCATGTGGCAGGTAATTTTCTTAAGCCAAAAGAAGCGCAAAATTGACTCATACATTAATTAAATGTTGGCAGAAAAATCATCTTATGTCACTCAATCTTGAATTGACTGACAAGGGACTCCAGTTCCTCTGCCATTTGGGCAAGGGATTTTGCCG
The window above is part of the Bacillus methanolicus genome. Proteins encoded here:
- a CDS encoding efflux RND transporter periplasmic adaptor subunit is translated as MGKWQRGVLIAFLIVFIAGNLFLILKKDSKIDRSAFIEKWNTAKKEDLAQTFHTSGVVAPLEEHHFYFDSQTGVFCKFLVKEGELVASGTPLFEYRTLDIEAEAEKIEMEKEKVENQIQSLEDHIGQLENYRDSLTFDEEDKSFEKSILAGIERDIYEKELEKNLLEQEVNKYEEQLNSLNEQSGKMTVLSDVDGIVKRVREDLKNPVVTVVSSEPSVKGTFSEKEIKKVSSGMKVYVSSESFKKRVEGILHEVREIPEGEPAVEKASRYPFTVQFDTEDAEKTLIGSHVDLTVVTKEVNGAVTVPSHVLVKEKDESFLWIMNESGKIEKRKVSAGMKANGKTEIKEGLKKGELVVTNPKAIQKGEGPSFITPLKADEITKKELKRLKKEEIWKPVLKGFLSR
- a CDS encoding DUF5317 domain-containing protein; the encoded protein is MVFDGIILSFIVGFLRKGNLKAMSQLKIKWGWVFPLLLAIQFLIFAFQNDVELLGQASNYIYIVVYILGMIFLFINRHHKGFMIILIGVFLNFLVMAVNGGRMPVSLEAAAVLDPGYLEALKEELYAKHAILTESTKLGFLGDIIPLTDPYPRTQIISIGDVIMNIGIFFFIQHLMLDHIKEKKTADTTSTFLKGGEPR
- a CDS encoding UDP-glucose dehydrogenase family protein, yielding MKTIAVVGTGYVGLVTGVCLADIGHRVTCVDIEERKVETMKQGISPIYEPGLDDLMKKNIENGRLAFTTSHQEAFADAEVIYIAVGTPQQADGSANLQFVEQAAKDIAENIMLDGVVVVTKSTVPVGTNDKVKRWIQEHLQHDVQFDVVSNPEFLREGTAIYDTFHGDRIVIGAENERAAQIVEELNKPFGIPIFKTDIRSAEMIKYASNAFLATKISFINEIANISEKLGANIEDIAYGMGLDSRIGSQFLRAGIGYGGSCFPKDTKALVQIAGDVEHKFDLLEAVINVNNKQQARLVELALKRFPSLRGKKAAMLGLAFKPNTDDMREAASIVMAEQLVKEGAMVVAYDPIAIENAKKFIGDKITYVETIESALEQADVAFIVTEWDQIKKLPLDTYSKLMKEPIVFDGRNCYDLEEVKKHSIEYYSIGRPGIKN
- a CDS encoding diguanylate cyclase, translated to MQALKRSSNIYLMIVSFLGSSMFFILHKFQFNVSPQTVVSFALIGSVVLLSHYLILIPPEGNSLSMDSAIYLASIFLFGLDLTLDVLFFYAIIFAVSQRKITWWKHLFNFSIYSLMIILSYYVFILCGGEVGYINTKNLFPYILSLSMYFILNTSLISIYFLLSETENSIKVLKRFIKDRTFLISYFNIFLLSLVLGILMNEVGLFGLFLFDGIAMLLSIAFIKHFEQYQAISTKANKDYLTGLHNHGYFKEILEKEVSAARETGQPLSIALLDLDDFKKYNDLYGHIQGDHLIKEFGALLGTEVQAKNYIAARYGGEEFTILMPNTNSKEALTFLDRLRKKANDTYVEGVEALPYGCLSFSAGIVEYQQGTYNTSELINKADQAMYFSKAQGKNVVHIFNEQSDYSVEECLSIEKELEEAEQQLKIFLSKDIYTYRHSKRVFQYAVDFSRKLKLSDHERKIFTLGALVHDIGKLEIPRDILNKKGKLDPHEWEITKKHVIWGKEIISANKQFEELIPLVELHHERYDGKGYPYGLKGDNIPKLARLLCIIDSFDAMTTERPYQKTKTFEEAIQELRACSGKQFDPQFVEPFIELIEQHYLVKEEKVLT
- a CDS encoding sigma-70 family RNA polymerase sigma factor; this encodes MESFEQLARQYEPMIHKLIFTLNIYKNKEEFYQLGLISLWEAWQRFNPAKGSFTNYAFAYIKGKFLTELTRANKHEERNIYPKEEFWEFIVDPFTEDPFEVNLLLSYCESLTPNQTKWVLYTFLDGLTIKEIAEIENVSVSAVKSWRKGAKEKLRGSMKSCR
- a CDS encoding carboxymuconolactone decarboxylase family protein; this translates as MPETINKESLYQKSYFSRLPELKDLAPEAFRAFVEFDQKALAEGKLSQPLKELIAIAVAHTTGCPYCIDVHVGKAKKLGVTKEQMAESIMVATALKAGSALAHGVNALNSYDGHEDQELYKKEYFARIREFSKLSGDAFASFIDFDKNSMKDGVLSAKEKELIAVAVAHTTGCPYCIDVHTTGAKKQGATKEELAESIFVATALKAGSALAHAVNALNAYDQE